The genome window AATGAAAAGAATATGTGCTCAACTCTTCAGCTTTTAAGATATAGATATCTTTTCTTATCTTACATAACTGCTCCACCTTTTTTCTGAAAGGTCCATGAATTTTGATTTCCTTCCAAATTCTTCTCTTGTCTGTCATCCCCCAGTGTTTTGACACAGGAAATTCTTTATGTTGGTAGCTTTTTTAAAGAAAAAGTAGGAAATATTAAAACAATGAACTGCAGCTAGTAATTCCTCTTTGGATTTATTAATTTAACATTATTGAGAAGCATCCTCCATTATCATCATGAATATTATTCTTTCACTTTGCAATTCATACATTCAATGCCATTGTATTGCTGTGTGTACCATGGCTCACCCTGGTTCAAGAATTGTCGCAACAGGCAATATTAGTTGCTAGGGAGCTGATTATGTACTGCATTTGCAGGAGAGTACCTGGCCCTAACAGGAGACAAGCTCAGTGGAGCGGAAACGATGTCCTGTGGTCTTGCTACACACTACTGTCTCAGCGAAGTCAGTTCCTTCCTTTGAATCATATATTTCTCCGGTTGCTGTACAATTACTAAGATTACCTGATATATGTATCATCTGGCTATGTCGCCTTTCTCCTTTTCAATCCTCTCAGAGGCTTCCCTTAATCGAGGAACAACTCGGAAAGCTTATAACGGACGAACCTTCTATCATTGAAAGTTCCCTTGCAAAATTTGGAGATGTTGTCCATCCGGATCGAATGAGTGTACTTCAAAGGTACTGCTTATCGTGTGCACCAGGTCCAAATTAGAGATCCATACTATTTGAGCTTCCATTCACTGGGTTTCATAAAGCTTCTTTAGGTGTCTAGGCTTCTTTAGAAATTCTGCGCCGCCCTCTCTCTTGTTGTAGAAACCacttgaaccagtctatggaccctAAAGTTTTCATGCTTCTGGTTCTCGTAATGCTTCGTGCGCTAACCCATTTTGAGTTGTTCTCTGCCTTGTAGCAATTATTTTAGCtcatttttataattaatttcaacGAAGTGGCATTCACTTCGTATAGCTACGTCTTTTTAGAGATACATAAACATGCTTATTGGAGATTATGCCCTATGCAATCTTGATAAAAGAATTACTAATTACAAAATTAAAATGTGTGGCATTGTTAGTTACTTTCTTTAGAACTCTTCATTGCACCTTGAGCTCTCTTTGTTTTGTCATTCTTCTGTATATATTAATACCTTGCTTGCCTCAACTCCTGATGCTTTGAAATTATGCAATTTGAGGAGTATGAATTTTACAAGCTGATGATTATGGATTAAGCTTTCTCATGCTTTCATGAATCTTCTAATTGTGGTTTTTCTTTAGTTTTCAAAAGTTTTTGGTTATCTATCCTGTTTTCCTTCTGCGTCGTTTCTGCTTAAATACCAGCCTATACCTGATGTTTTTGTTAATTCATCTTGTCTGTCCTGTGTAGGATTGAAACACTTAATAAATGTTTCTGCCATGAGACAGTGGAGGAAATCATTGATTCTCTGGTAAGCATGTAATCTTTATCTTCTGTTTCTGTGAAAAAGATGTAATTCTATTTTGCTAAGCAAAAGCTCTTAAAAAGATAAGAGAGTTAATATCTTTATTTTTATGTTCAATCAAACAAAATTCTGAAGGATGAGAACTTATAGCAGAATTCCAAAAACAGAGTTTTTGTCAGTGTACATAATAGATATCTACATCTCATCTTTGTCTGAAAACAATAGTCAGAAAGCATATAGAAATAAGTCTTTCTAGGTTTGTGACTTAATAGCACAGCCAAGCTCGCAAATCTATTAAAAATAGTTTCTGCAGGACAAGAGTTTTCTTTCCTGGCAATACAAATAGGGTCTAAATTTCTTCTCTTGTTTTCtgaaaaaatatctttttggcaCACCTCTGATCATTAATTCCTAAAGAATTTAGGAAAGTGAGGCAGGCAAAACAGCAGATGCCTTGTGCATTTCAACACTGAAGAGACTAAGAGAGGTGTCGCCATTGAGCTTGAAGGTTTCTTTAAGATCAGTAAGTTCCTTTTGAACATTTTATCCTGTAACATGCCCACCTGCATTCTTGGATGACACTCCATAAAGTGCTTTTTCTACCAGATACGTGAAGGCAGATTTCAAACTCTTGAGCAGTGCATAATTCGTGAGTATCGAATGACATTACAAGCATTCTTTGGACGAATTACTCGTGACTACTGTGAGGTACAGCATGTTTCTTGAATCTGGTTCAATTAGTAGAAGCTATGAGTCCTTACAACTGAAACTGCATCTGTGTCTTCTCACAGGGGGTTCGAGCACGGATGTTGGATAAAGATCTTTCCCCCAAGGTAAACCGTTTTTCTTTTTTGGCACTTCATTTAGTATGATGTATCTTCATGGAAACAATTTGTGTGTAGAAGCACTTTTTTGAAGTCATTGATTAAAGATAAAGGTTAGGGGCATGTGATGGTAGTATTAAATTGTGGGTGAGGCATAAGGATTCGTCATGAAGGCTTGCCAGCCTAAAAAGCAAACAAGAATGTTGGGTGAGGCATAAGCCTAATCTTCTATGATAGTCATAAATAGTAAAGGGTGAAAATAATATATTCATGTGGAGCAACTGTATGGAGTAAGATTGTAGGTTGTCATAGAAAACAATTTACACCTCTAAAGCATGCATTTTTGTAACTCATTCGGGCAGAAAAGCATTCTCAATAGTTTGTTACACTTTAAAGCCAATCCTTGAGGTCCTATACAATTGAACTATTCTTTTTCcagttccaaaaaaaaaaactacaattGAAAAGGAGACCACGCTGACACAAACGCACGCACGCACAAATAAGCACATCTCAGGACAATATTGTTACATCATGCTAATCAGGGCATCAACTCTAGTGGGGTCGGTCTTACGAGCATTTAAGGGTGTGGCCTATCGGTCAATGAGGTCGGTGAAAATCTTGAAGACCAGTGCTCAAATTCGAACAAGGACAAAAAGCATTGGGTGACTTCTTCCCATCCATTAAAGTTTTGGTGGGTAGACTTACCTGGCACCTGATGTTaccatctcaaaaaaaaaaaaaaaaaaaggagttaCCCAATGCAGTGGAAGTAGCAAGTGCTTGGTGGAATAGTCAAGGTGAACGCTAGTTGGTCCAAACATCACCGTTATATTTGTCTTGTGGATAATGCTGCCTAAGTCCATTTTCAATAGTAATATGGCATTTCTTACTGATCGTGCTCAACTTTAGTCCTAAAAatgataagcggtcgctgcaaatattgTCCGGTttaagagtccggagtcgaatcccgcAGAAAATTAAGGTCTAGTTATAATTGTTCACTATCATTAAGAAGACAAGTTTGAACAGATTCTGGAGTATCAATATTAAGATTTTTaagtctaactaattaactaacaaattaaagtagtaaattatcaactaaagatactaagggttggagacaagattaaggaggcctagagttatgatttccccaattgtcgaaATTCTTCATTCTACGTCTCCTATAATTTTGTCTAAGTATTCTCCATTGATCGTGAATACTTCAGTTGCCTCTAATTCTCTCCCGAGCAACTACAacaatttactagatatattctcccGAACTATGCTAGCTGACACTATCTTACCGCTCACTATGACAACAGGCTTTGTTATTCCTAAACTCACCTTTAAACCTGtcgtattgattcctcacatactttaggagtgacgttgttcaacaaccacctaaatatgtaccttttccaagcaatacataataaataggcacagtcaattgagagctcttcaattaactaAAACAAGCACGTAGGTGAACAAGTAAAGAAATTCAAATGCTAAAGTATATTAAAACTTAACAAGAATTCACCCTCCAAAAGGTTTCATCCAAACTCTAGATAATcaattagctactcataatagtatATAGAAATACAATattaaaattcataaccaacaataaaaaataggaagaagaaaggaaaaactcgtggttgaatcttCCTTCTTGCTCCTAGCGTATTCTTGCCTCCAAAGGTGTTTGACCCTAAAGtggtgcccccccccccccccccaaaaaaatgaCGTCTTAGaatgtatttatatcaattagggtttgtatgGGGCGGAGCTAATCAATCCAATTTCGTATTGTAAAACTGGAATCCACATCAACTTTCGCGCGACGACGCGGACTCAGCTTTTGAAAAATTTTCATTTCGCGAAGCGATCCGTGCCTTCGGTTCGCTTCACTGTTTTGTGCACTCAATTTTCTCCTTTTTCGCATCTGTTTTCGTGCCAGTTTTTTCATCCTTTTATTTTTGCAACAGATTGACATCTTTTGATCACTTATCATCCAAACTTACTCCTTTATCCAAAAAAATACGTAATGAGCATATTTCACTTCAAAAAACATGTAATCTCCTGTAACTCATAAGACAAATGAGATCAAAACATACACTTTTAGTCATTTATCACTTACCTACTGGAGTTGTTTTTTTCAGCCAACCATAGTTCAGCTCTTAGAGCATGCTAGTTGCCAGTTTTTGAATTGCCTTACTGTTTGACATAACATGCAGTGGGATCCTCCAAGCTTGGAACATGTAACGAGTGACATGGTAGATGAGTATTTTTCTCCTCTAACAGCATTGGAACCGGATTTGGAGCTACCAACACAGCAACCGGAAGCTTTACCTGTGCTTATGTAACATTCTAATTACTTGTTTCATTGGATGAATGAAATTAAGAGAGCACTAATATGCATGCCTTCTAAATAACTTTGGTTGAATTCTGAAAAAGGACAACGATCTAAACTGCTAGTGAATTGTTCGAGGAAATGAGCAAGCAGCAGTACTTTCTCACAGCAACTAAACAAAAATGAATCAGTAATACACCGGCAAATGTTAGACAAAAAAACGCCAATGCATGGTTTTAGCTGGACGAAGGGCTGTTTAATATTTCTAAACAGAAATTAACTAGTATGACATACAAAAAGGTGATCAGGTAAATAACGATATAGCCGCACAAATACACTAGTGGGCTGTACTTTACAAAAATCAGAcgatgaaacaaacaatgataatGCCACTGATTAACCTCCCCATACCAAATGACTTTTAGAAAGTGACTTATTTTTTTAAGAACATagttttttaaaagtattttccaGTACATGGTTAGTAAGTAAAAGATATCTTAGGAAGAAAACATAAgtttgataataatgtttacaAATCAAATAGTGTTCTGATGAACTCTTTATTATTAATGACTGATAACGTATCGTTTAACTATTGAGTAAAGCAATGATGTATAGTCGTGGTGAAAAATGACGTCACCACAGATAAGAGAACTTATTTTTCACCTTTTCGAGGAAACGTGTTTTTCTTGAAGAGCTTTTCAGGCGAAGAAAAACCGAAAGTTACTTATttccaattaaattatttttcaaaaagtaTTTCCCATCATACCAAACACACACAGTTTGAGCTTTAAGGTGGTTGATTGATGTGAAGGCACTTCTTTCAAGCCTTTTAGGTCATAAAACACTAAGGGCCCATTTGTCCATAGAAAaaatatcttctttttttttttcggaaaatttttactttttttctttagtaatatttgGCCACGAAATTGAAGttaatttcgaaaatttaaaaaccTCCAAACACATTCAAATtttattcatgtccaaacacaactctaattttcaaatacaatttttccttgaaattttccctttttttccagaatttcacaattcttacgtccaaacgcccactaaatttTGTTGATATATTGTTATATTCATAAAAATAAGGAgtcgtttggtatgaggtataaAAAGGTATAATGctggtataaaaatttaataccacCTTAATATTTTGTTTGGTTAGCAAACTTGGTATAAGTTATCCCAGGATTAAAATTAGTACCGAGATAACTTATATCTTATAGAAGGTGGGGTAATTAGTGCCGGAATAACTTATAccttcttaaaaattatgcaattgtcatttttaatacaacataccaaaccGTGGATAAAAAACAAAATCAGCATAACTAATCCCAGCATAAGCcgtattcaaaccaaacgaccctaAGAGCAGGTTGTGTAAGTTGAGAATTTTTCACCAAGGAGAGAAGGCGAGCAAGTCTGacccaaaaaaataaaaggagGCTAGTAAGTAGCAAAATTAAATAGTCAGTCTATTAGCACAAGTCAATAGAGAAACAGATAAGACCACCACGAGACAGGCAAGATCATCTCTAGCCAGTGGATATATTGAAGTACGCGGATCGCTATAAAAGTGGACAACCTATTCATTTTCTCTTGAATCATGAGAATACCATATCTTTGCATGCAAAGTTCAAACCCAGCTCAATAGTGGCTGAACAGCTTTATCCTTATAAACTGTGTTTATCAAATTGGCAGGGGAAGGGCAACGACATGATTTTTAGCCAATGGTAGCACCATTTTTCTCCAATTGATGAATTAATTACATTTGGAGACTTGACAACGAAAACGAAATATCCATTGCAGTTCTATTTTGAAGCTTGGTTTCTAAGCCAAGCATCTCTCAGGAAAATTTGTCCCTATAAATTATCCTCTGCCTCAAGCGGTATAGAAAGAAGCAAAAATCAATCCGCTAATCTTCCTCTCGGAGTATTCCATCTCATCATCTTTATTATACCACTTTGATCAACTAATTAGCTTTCTGAGTCTCTTTTCAGCCAAACTGGCAACCTTATTCTGCGGTTCCAGAACGAGTGCATGTCTGAAATCTGGAACGTCCAAATTCACAGTAAATTAATAAACAAccaatttaaaaggaaaacagAAGCCCATCTCTGGCGAGGATACACCATCAACCTAAAACTGATATCTGTGCAATTTTACAAGTGTCTTCAACAAATATGGTTCTACTTTCAATATcacaaagaaaaaaaggaaatataGTTCACGTTAACATGAACCATGAAAAAATGGAAGTGACACAAAAAATTAGAGTGAATAATATTCCCAAATAATATGGTCAATGGGAAAGTGGTTACAAATTGattatatttatgtatatagTGAGAGCTTCGAGCAAAAAGCAATGGTGCAGAGGTGCTGTCCGCACCTACTGCTACTTAAATAGCTATCCCGTGACACacaccaccaccaacaacaacaacaaaaaaaaaaaaaaaacaatgaaATCTCATAtttggggtctagggagggtagtgtgtgcgCAATCCTTACTCCTAGCTTAAGaaagtagagaggttatttctggTAGACTCTTGGCTTAGGAAAAATACAAAGGTAAAGAGGATAAAAAAGCTCAGGAAAGGTAGAAAGTAGGAAATAACAAGCAGTAACACCAGCAGCAATCAGAAAACCAAAGCGCAAGAATCGACAGAAATATGAGAATAAGAAATACAAGATTAACACTATGTATGCCCTAAAACTACTGGTATGAACAAGGTAGACGCTAGGCTACCTAACCTTCtatcctaattctcgacctccacaccttcctatcaagggtcatgtcctcggttagctGGAGCatcgccatgtcttgcctaatcacctctccccaatgcTTCTCGGGGCTTACCCCAACCTCTCCTTAGGCCCTCCAAGACCAACCTCCCACCCCTCCTTACTGGGGCATCAAcgcctctcctcttcacatgtccGAACCGTCTAAGAGCCCGTTTGAACAAGCTACCAAAAACTActtattttaaaaagtactttgttcaaaagtgcttttcgaaAAAGTACTTTTTAGGGATTAGCAGCTTGCGTTTGGCCAATTCGtttgagaagtactttttgcGATATTTGATAAGCGAAttgtgtttggccaatctttCCAAAGAGTACTTTTGAGTGTCAAATTATGATAAATGACAATAAAGATTAGTTTATATTAGCATTATTTAAAAAGAG of Nicotiana tomentosiformis chromosome 7, ASM39032v3, whole genome shotgun sequence contains these proteins:
- the LOC104115801 gene encoding 3-hydroxyisobutyryl-CoA hydrolase-like protein 1, mitochondrial isoform X3, which produces MFKSSFLLRPFVRSYCRSLCTLSNSDVIVDPVLVEGKGSNRTVILNRPSVLNALNYSTGSRLLQLYRSWGDDPAVGFLILKGKGRAFCAGGDVINTYNMIQKGNIDECKELYQKIYSLAYVIGTYSKPQVALLNGITMGGGAAISIPGTFRVATEKTRLPLIEEQLGKLITDEPSIIESSLAKFGDVVHPDRMSVLQRIETLNKCFCHETVEEIIDSLESEAGKTADALCISTLKRLREVSPLSLKVSLRSIREGRFQTLEQCIIREYRMTLQAFFGRITRDYCEGVRARMLDKDLSPKWDPPSLEHVTSDMVDEYFSPLTALEPDLELPTQQPEALPVLM
- the LOC104115801 gene encoding 3-hydroxyisobutyryl-CoA hydrolase-like protein 1, mitochondrial isoform X1 is translated as MFKSSFLLRPFVRSYCRSLCTLSNSDVIVDPVLVEGKGSNRTVILNRPSVLNALNYSTGSRLLQLYRSWGDDPAVGFLILKGKGRAFCAGGDVINTYNMIQKGNIDECKELYQKIYSLAYVIGTYSKPQVALLNGITMGGGAAISIPGTFRVATEKTVFANPETLIGFHPDAGASFYLAHLPGYLGEYLALTGDKLSGAETMSCGLATHYCLSERLPLIEEQLGKLITDEPSIIESSLAKFGDVVHPDRMSVLQRIETLNKCFCHETVEEIIDSLESEAGKTADALCISTLKRLREVSPLSLKVSLRSIREGRFQTLEQCIIREYRMTLQAFFGRITRDYCEGVRARMLDKDLSPKWDPPSLEHVTSDMVDEYFSPLTALEPDLELPTQQPEALPVLM
- the LOC104115801 gene encoding 3-hydroxyisobutyryl-CoA hydrolase-like protein 1, mitochondrial isoform X2 yields the protein MFKSSFLLRPFVRSYCRSLCTLSNSDVIVDPVLVEGKGSNRTVILNRPSVLNALNYSTGSRLLQLYRSWGDDPAVGFLILKGKGRAFCAGGDVINTYNMIQKGNIDECKELYQKIYSLAYVIGTYSKPQVALLNGITMGGGAAISIPGTFRVATEKTVFANPETLIGFHPDAGASFYLAHLPGYLGEYLALTGDKLSGAETMSCGLATHYCLSERLPLIEEQLGKLITDEPSIIESSLAKFGDVVHPDRMSVLQRIETLNKCFCHETVEEIIDSLESEAGKTADALCISTLKRLREVSPLSLKVSLRSIREGRFQTLEQCIIREYRMTLQAFFGRITRDYCEGVRARMLDKDLSPKFQKKKLQLKRRPR